The following are from one region of the Rosistilla carotiformis genome:
- a CDS encoding outer membrane beta-barrel protein — protein sequence MRKSILGALSIALAIATQHSALWAGNPASCSGSECDAGMIRGDGCAAGCSSGLASDCDGCGSGCNSGSNAGCDGCGAGCNSGSIAGCDGCGAGCNSGSIAGCDGCGAGCNSGSGAGCDGWGSGCGKGGLFCDSAGGDSCCADGLFGLGLLGGNHSGWNISGWVDAGFIGNTSSPDSKFNGPYNAVDRSNEGMLNQLYMIVEKRLPRDGAGIGGRIDILYGEDYLLAQSNGLERRDDGSARWNGEYYGLALPQAYVSMGNEDVSLQVGHFYSVVGYEGVMAPDNFFYSKSYSYQFAGPFTHWGAQLNVRPTDALSFNLGIHNGWDSLDRESDKPGFIGKVRYDSQSSNAWTSFAITTGDSSNNLSGNALNPDFTNRTRYSWLMALPVTKRLDYVFHHWLGFQEEGAADGSRADWYGIDQYLTYSFSDCVKGALRFEWFRDEEGTRVGLNRSSNPNDPPFVGDFYSLSAGLNLAVSKSLTIRPELRADWFDGTAVRQPFDDGNDDNQFMLGIDAILRI from the coding sequence ATGCGGAAAAGTATCTTGGGTGCGCTGTCGATCGCCCTGGCGATTGCCACACAACACAGCGCCTTATGGGCTGGCAACCCCGCCAGCTGTTCGGGTTCCGAATGCGATGCCGGAATGATTCGTGGTGATGGTTGTGCTGCCGGTTGCAGTAGCGGCCTCGCTTCTGATTGCGACGGGTGTGGATCCGGTTGCAACAGCGGTTCCAACGCCGGTTGCGACGGATGCGGTGCCGGCTGCAACAGCGGTTCCATCGCCGGTTGCGACGGATGCGGTGCCGGCTGCAACAGCGGTTCCATCGCCGGTTGCGACGGATGCGGTGCCGGCTGCAACAGCGGTTCCGGTGCGGGATGCGACGGATGGGGTTCCGGCTGCGGCAAGGGGGGACTGTTTTGCGACAGTGCTGGTGGCGACAGTTGCTGTGCCGACGGCCTGTTCGGGCTGGGATTGCTGGGAGGAAATCACAGCGGTTGGAACATTTCGGGTTGGGTCGATGCCGGCTTCATCGGAAACACGTCGAGCCCTGACAGCAAGTTCAACGGGCCCTACAACGCTGTCGATCGTAGCAACGAAGGGATGTTGAACCAGCTGTACATGATCGTCGAGAAACGGCTGCCACGTGATGGCGCTGGCATCGGTGGCCGCATTGATATTCTCTACGGCGAAGACTACTTGTTGGCTCAGTCCAACGGTTTGGAACGCCGCGACGATGGGTCGGCTCGCTGGAACGGCGAATATTATGGCTTGGCATTGCCACAAGCTTATGTTTCGATGGGAAACGAAGACGTCTCGCTGCAGGTCGGTCACTTCTATTCGGTTGTCGGTTACGAAGGAGTCATGGCACCGGATAACTTCTTCTACAGCAAATCCTACAGCTACCAATTTGCCGGTCCGTTCACTCACTGGGGTGCCCAGTTGAACGTCCGCCCAACCGACGCGTTGAGCTTTAACCTGGGAATTCACAACGGCTGGGATTCGTTAGATCGCGAGAGCGATAAGCCCGGCTTCATCGGGAAGGTCCGCTACGATTCTCAGTCGAGCAATGCGTGGACCTCGTTTGCGATCACGACGGGCGATTCGAGCAACAACCTCTCTGGCAACGCATTGAATCCCGACTTCACCAACCGCACACGTTACAGCTGGTTGATGGCGTTGCCCGTGACCAAACGTTTGGACTACGTGTTCCATCACTGGTTGGGCTTCCAAGAAGAGGGTGCCGCCGACGGCAGCCGAGCCGATTGGTACGGAATCGACCAATACCTCACCTACAGCTTCAGCGACTGCGTGAAGGGTGCGTTGCGGTTCGAATGGTTCCGCGACGAAGAGGGGACACGCGTCGGTTTGAACCGATCCAGTAACCCCAACGATCCGCCATTTGTGGGCGACTTCTACAGCCTGTCGGCCGGTTTGAATCTAGCGGTTTCCAAGAGCCTAACGATTCGCCCTGAACTGCGGGCCGATTGGTTCGATGGCACTGCCGTCCGTCAACCGTTTGACGATGGCAACGACGACAACCAGTTCATGCTGGGAATCGATGCGATCTTGCGAATCTAA
- a CDS encoding efflux RND transporter periplasmic adaptor subunit: MTPPIDVADAPQRPADSRSDRSTTGDAPRVRMRSDLHATATYHQGRRYWLIRDPLARQVVRLSETDYQQLQQIEDADPGLIAEAAEQQLLQGVRPSRRGHSESRFNPFYIRLPGVDPEGLLGWLVPRTRWLFGIRAVLFWGVIMALAMAMVLTHSRQFVQALPSFHTFFGPQNWLSLAVTILATKVLHELAHGIVCRRFGARCPEIGVLLLCGTPCMYCDVTDTWSLPSRWQRAAVMLAGVYVEAILAAVATLIWWFARVGPVYFTCMNLMFVCGVSTLVFNMNPLMRFDGYYVLSDLVNVPNLRSQAAVAWRSVVLAPLGGDAFRNASPRRPRGARWLVLFHAASTAWRWMAVVAIAYWVIAVADTARLLPFGYLAACGLIAAAVMPMFRKGIGLASGDDAWKGVHRMRRAILVTAFAAGLLAILFVPLPRRLSATGIVDYSDATTLYVRSEGRVDRVQVEFGQPVEAGQTIIQLESPSLRKEQMELVSQNAEARLRVVSLRRRALSNPDLMEQWDSQQATAESLQQRVAYLDRQVQQLAIQSTAAGVVLPMIDPDRAARISLDELTGQHLTEGTKLCRIGDPLRREVVLELDADARSAIEPGSRVRVRFDQNGVGVVVTRVDAISEIRRGGDALATGEVEKFRVVCKLPNTTTALAGTQVRAKVTASPQPLIHRIVRAWRETF; the protein is encoded by the coding sequence TTGACCCCTCCGATCGATGTTGCCGATGCGCCGCAGCGCCCCGCCGATTCGCGATCGGACCGGAGCACGACCGGCGATGCGCCGCGAGTTCGGATGCGATCGGATCTTCATGCGACGGCCACGTATCATCAGGGGCGTCGGTATTGGTTGATTCGAGATCCGTTGGCGCGTCAGGTCGTGCGATTGTCGGAGACCGATTATCAGCAACTGCAGCAAATCGAGGACGCCGATCCGGGATTGATCGCCGAAGCGGCTGAGCAGCAGTTGCTGCAAGGTGTTCGGCCATCGCGGCGTGGCCATTCTGAAAGCCGCTTTAATCCGTTCTATATCCGTCTGCCCGGCGTCGACCCCGAGGGCTTGCTTGGTTGGTTGGTCCCACGCACGCGATGGTTGTTCGGCATTCGCGCTGTCCTGTTTTGGGGCGTGATCATGGCGTTGGCGATGGCGATGGTGCTAACCCACAGCCGCCAATTCGTGCAGGCGTTGCCATCGTTCCATACGTTCTTCGGTCCTCAGAACTGGCTATCGTTGGCGGTGACGATTCTGGCGACCAAAGTGCTTCACGAATTGGCCCACGGAATCGTCTGCCGTCGGTTTGGGGCTCGGTGTCCCGAGATCGGCGTGCTGTTGTTGTGCGGAACGCCATGCATGTATTGCGACGTGACCGATACGTGGTCGCTGCCCAGCCGCTGGCAACGCGCCGCGGTAATGCTGGCCGGCGTTTATGTCGAAGCGATCCTTGCCGCCGTGGCGACTTTGATCTGGTGGTTCGCGCGGGTCGGGCCGGTCTATTTCACGTGCATGAATTTAATGTTTGTATGCGGCGTCAGTACGCTGGTCTTTAATATGAATCCGTTGATGCGGTTCGACGGCTATTATGTCCTCAGCGATTTGGTCAATGTCCCCAACCTTCGCAGCCAAGCGGCGGTGGCGTGGCGATCGGTGGTCCTTGCGCCGTTGGGTGGCGATGCCTTTCGCAACGCTTCACCACGGCGACCTCGCGGCGCACGCTGGCTTGTCTTGTTCCATGCCGCATCGACCGCGTGGCGGTGGATGGCCGTGGTGGCAATCGCTTATTGGGTGATCGCCGTGGCCGACACGGCACGGTTGTTGCCGTTTGGGTATTTGGCCGCATGCGGTTTGATCGCAGCGGCGGTGATGCCGATGTTTCGAAAGGGGATCGGTTTAGCGAGTGGAGACGACGCTTGGAAGGGAGTCCATCGAATGCGACGTGCAATTTTGGTAACAGCTTTCGCAGCCGGATTGCTCGCGATCCTTTTCGTCCCGTTGCCACGGCGATTATCAGCGACTGGGATCGTGGATTATTCCGACGCAACCACGCTGTACGTTCGCAGCGAAGGGCGGGTCGATCGCGTGCAAGTCGAATTTGGACAACCGGTGGAGGCCGGGCAAACGATCATCCAGCTGGAGAGTCCCTCCTTGCGAAAGGAACAAATGGAACTGGTCTCTCAAAACGCGGAGGCCCGTCTGCGGGTGGTATCGCTGCGCCGCCGCGCGCTTTCGAATCCTGACCTGATGGAACAATGGGACAGCCAGCAAGCGACTGCAGAGAGCCTGCAACAACGCGTTGCGTATCTCGATCGCCAGGTCCAGCAACTGGCGATTCAAAGTACCGCCGCGGGTGTGGTGCTTCCGATGATCGACCCCGACCGGGCGGCAAGGATTTCGTTGGACGAGTTAACCGGTCAACATCTGACCGAAGGTACCAAGCTGTGCCGGATCGGCGACCCGCTTCGGCGAGAGGTTGTTTTGGAACTGGACGCCGATGCCCGGTCAGCGATCGAACCGGGCAGCCGGGTGCGGGTTCGATTCGATCAGAATGGTGTTGGCGTTGTCGTGACCCGAGTGGATGCGATTTCGGAAATTCGCCGCGGAGGCGATGCGCTGGCAACGGGCGAAGTCGAAAAGTTTCGGGTCGTTTGCAAACTGCCCAACACAACGACGGCGCTTGCAGGAACCCAGGTCCGTGCGAAAGTGACGGCTTCCCCCCAACCACTCATCCATCGAATCGTGCGGGCATGGCGTGAGACCTTCTAA
- a CDS encoding sugar phosphate isomerase/epimerase family protein has translation MVQATSRRGFLRTGIAASAAAFSLSSLGSSAFAQAATKPKFKISLAEWSLHRTIRGGKLDNLQFAETAKNEFGIEGIEYVNQFFKDKAKDAAYLAELNKRAEDNGVKQLLIMIDGEGRLGDPDDKKRTQAVENHYKWVEAAKELGCHSVRVNAGSSGEYEEQQKLASDGLRRLSEFAKPHGLNVIVENHGGLSSNGKWLAGTIEMVGLDNCGTLPDFGNFYINRGTGEKYDNYLGTKELMPYAKAVSAKAHKFDDQGNEANLDYARLMEIVLATGYDGWVGIEWEGGTPDEYEGIRLTKKLLERFQ, from the coding sequence ATGGTTCAAGCTACCAGTCGTCGCGGATTCCTCCGCACCGGTATCGCCGCCAGCGCCGCGGCATTTTCGCTCAGCAGCCTTGGCTCGTCGGCGTTTGCACAAGCTGCAACGAAACCAAAGTTCAAGATCTCGCTGGCCGAATGGTCGCTGCATCGCACGATTCGCGGCGGCAAATTGGACAACTTGCAATTCGCAGAGACGGCCAAAAATGAATTTGGCATCGAGGGGATCGAATATGTGAACCAGTTCTTTAAGGACAAAGCGAAAGACGCGGCGTATCTTGCCGAATTGAATAAGCGAGCCGAGGACAATGGCGTCAAGCAGCTGTTGATCATGATCGATGGCGAAGGTCGCTTGGGCGATCCCGACGACAAGAAGCGAACGCAAGCTGTCGAGAACCATTACAAGTGGGTCGAAGCGGCCAAGGAACTCGGCTGCCACAGCGTTCGCGTCAACGCCGGCAGTTCGGGCGAATACGAAGAACAACAGAAACTGGCTTCCGATGGCCTTCGCCGTTTGAGCGAATTTGCCAAGCCGCACGGTTTGAATGTGATCGTGGAAAACCATGGTGGCCTGTCGTCCAACGGCAAATGGCTTGCGGGCACGATCGAGATGGTCGGACTGGACAACTGCGGAACGCTCCCCGACTTCGGCAACTTCTACATCAATCGTGGAACCGGCGAAAAATACGACAATTACCTTGGGACCAAGGAATTGATGCCGTACGCGAAGGCGGTTAGCGCCAAGGCACACAAGTTCGACGACCAGGGGAACGAAGCCAATCTGGACTACGCTCGCTTGATGGAGATCGTCCTGGCTACCGGCTACGACGGCTGGGTCGGAATCGAATGGGAAGGCGGAACGCCGGACGAATACGAAGGTATTCGATTGACCAAGAAGCTGCTGGAACGCTTCCAATAA
- a CDS encoding adenosine kinase — MKYDVYGVGNALVDIQARVSDQVLAATGFDKGIMTLVDDIQQQSVLSSLGDVSLNRCAGGSAANTIVGIADFGGKVAYAGKVSGDEVGGFFLKDMRELGVTIEVAPAESGPTGTCAVLISEDAQRTMLTNLGVSITLSEADIDEAEIAQAKYLYVEGYLLTGESTKAAAYKAIDCAKRNNVKVAFTASDPFLVNTMRDEIWSLIEGPVDLFFCNEEEAKSLTKLTDPIACAAEIHKHCENVAMTLGANGSIIMHGGESFPIEGVATDAIDTTGAGDMYAGGVLYGITNGLSWKQAGHLGSHAASRIVSQLGARMEKKFSPEEIKQLMA; from the coding sequence ATGAAGTACGACGTATACGGCGTTGGAAACGCCTTGGTAGATATTCAAGCCCGCGTCAGCGACCAAGTCTTGGCCGCCACAGGATTCGACAAAGGGATCATGACGCTGGTCGACGACATCCAACAGCAAAGCGTGCTGTCGAGTTTGGGCGACGTTTCGCTGAACCGCTGTGCGGGCGGATCGGCAGCGAACACGATCGTCGGAATCGCCGACTTTGGCGGCAAGGTCGCCTACGCGGGGAAGGTCAGCGGCGATGAAGTCGGTGGCTTCTTTCTGAAAGACATGCGGGAACTGGGCGTTACGATCGAAGTCGCCCCTGCGGAATCGGGACCGACCGGAACCTGTGCGGTTTTGATCAGCGAAGACGCGCAGCGAACGATGCTGACCAATCTTGGCGTCTCGATCACGCTCAGCGAAGCCGACATCGACGAAGCGGAAATCGCCCAGGCGAAATACCTGTACGTCGAAGGCTATCTATTGACCGGCGAATCGACCAAAGCGGCTGCTTACAAGGCGATCGATTGCGCCAAGCGGAACAACGTCAAAGTGGCCTTCACCGCATCGGATCCCTTTTTGGTAAACACGATGCGCGACGAGATCTGGAGCCTGATCGAAGGGCCCGTCGACCTGTTCTTCTGCAACGAAGAAGAGGCGAAGAGCCTGACGAAACTAACCGATCCGATCGCGTGCGCCGCAGAGATTCACAAGCACTGCGAAAACGTTGCGATGACCTTAGGGGCCAACGGATCGATCATCATGCATGGCGGTGAATCGTTCCCGATCGAAGGTGTCGCGACCGACGCGATCGACACCACGGGCGCTGGCGACATGTATGCCGGCGGCGTGTTGTACGGCATCACCAACGGTTTGTCGTGGAAACAAGCGGGGCATTTGGGATCGCACGCGGCCAGCCGCATCGTATCGCAGCTGGGCGCCCGCATGGAAAAGAAGTTCAGCCCCGAAGAGATTAAGCAACTGATGGCCTAG
- a CDS encoding HlyD family efflux transporter periplasmic adaptor subunit, producing the protein METLCPNEPFRFSAQSPTATGSGNASNEDLVLQTRREIQRLVREASDLVHSSRDAKTFWPAFLDRVHRATAANEVSLWSMHEELAVQGNRVGQPSHPDGDAESVRCHAQLVAEVAARGEPVLVPPTAESSDHTQASNTTDSLAVLVPILVDGRSEAVLEVLMPTGGGLATQRGYLRFAAQMGDLAGEFLRAETLRQSRLDEQAWVRLGRNVANLHRSLSFDQTAAGIVDIAAATFEIDRVSLLRRDGSHWRVVAISGVPDFDSHAPTVKALAGYVAVHQTSNQSASWETDSIDTAGDIIPVVGRLPLGPSAMLLLQRTGDPLTVAQQQRWLAFADHAASAWANTDRFESIPCASLQSQLFTAGGRVEGSRRKLLLASAIAVLLAFIAMLPVPMVVSADGKLEPVDKQIVYAPRNAVVTKVHVEHGDMVRPGDLLAEMIDPQLDQQIDDCLGQQNVLEERDRELKAMMISMARKSSEERERIEGEFRIVQQKRDGIARQLQLLQDQRAELTLRADQAGQIIGWQIQQELTDRPVHRSQKLLQVVDPDGRWVVHAGVPQQRIDHVLGAIDASEADVDVQLIFRSFPNQPIAGALRNVGLAAVTSESEAAVGMAEIRVETAALPIREPGATATVAIPCGRKPLVYVAFQDLIRTVSEAIGVYL; encoded by the coding sequence ATGGAAACACTTTGTCCGAACGAACCGTTTCGCTTCTCGGCCCAGTCTCCGACTGCGACCGGTAGCGGCAACGCGTCGAACGAGGACTTGGTGCTCCAGACACGCCGCGAAATCCAACGCTTGGTTCGCGAAGCCTCCGATTTGGTTCACAGCAGCCGCGACGCAAAGACCTTTTGGCCTGCATTTTTGGACCGCGTTCATCGGGCCACGGCCGCAAACGAAGTCAGTCTCTGGAGCATGCACGAAGAGCTTGCCGTCCAGGGGAATCGCGTGGGGCAACCCTCGCATCCCGATGGCGATGCCGAATCGGTCCGCTGTCACGCTCAATTGGTCGCAGAAGTTGCGGCGAGAGGCGAACCGGTGTTGGTTCCACCGACGGCAGAAAGCTCCGATCACACGCAGGCCAGCAACACGACCGATTCGTTGGCCGTGTTGGTACCGATCTTGGTCGATGGCCGCAGTGAAGCGGTTCTCGAGGTCTTGATGCCAACCGGCGGCGGACTGGCAACGCAACGCGGGTACTTACGCTTCGCGGCTCAGATGGGCGATTTGGCGGGAGAGTTCTTGAGGGCGGAAACGCTGCGACAATCTCGGTTGGACGAACAAGCATGGGTTCGATTGGGGCGCAACGTCGCCAACTTGCATCGTTCGCTATCCTTCGATCAGACCGCCGCGGGGATCGTCGATATCGCGGCAGCGACCTTTGAGATCGACCGCGTCAGTTTACTGCGGCGCGACGGCAGCCATTGGCGAGTGGTCGCGATCAGCGGCGTCCCGGACTTCGACAGCCACGCGCCGACCGTGAAAGCCCTGGCCGGATATGTCGCTGTGCATCAAACGTCCAACCAGAGCGCATCGTGGGAAACCGATTCGATCGATACGGCCGGGGACATCATCCCGGTGGTCGGACGTTTACCGCTGGGCCCGTCGGCAATGTTGTTGTTGCAACGAACGGGAGATCCGTTGACTGTGGCCCAACAGCAACGTTGGCTCGCCTTTGCCGATCATGCCGCATCGGCATGGGCCAACACCGATCGCTTCGAATCGATTCCTTGCGCCTCGCTGCAATCGCAGCTGTTCACCGCCGGGGGACGTGTCGAGGGCTCGCGTCGGAAGCTTCTCCTTGCCAGCGCAATCGCGGTGCTGTTGGCCTTCATCGCCATGCTGCCAGTCCCGATGGTCGTTTCCGCCGATGGCAAGTTGGAGCCGGTGGACAAACAAATCGTTTACGCGCCACGGAATGCCGTGGTCACCAAAGTGCATGTCGAACACGGCGACATGGTTCGCCCAGGCGACCTGTTGGCCGAAATGATTGACCCCCAATTAGATCAACAAATCGACGACTGCCTTGGGCAGCAGAACGTCTTGGAAGAACGCGATCGCGAACTGAAAGCCATGATGATTTCCATGGCGCGGAAATCGAGCGAAGAACGCGAAAGGATCGAAGGCGAATTTCGAATCGTCCAACAGAAACGTGATGGCATCGCGAGGCAGTTGCAGTTATTGCAGGATCAGCGGGCGGAATTGACCCTCCGAGCCGATCAAGCGGGCCAAATCATCGGCTGGCAAATCCAGCAGGAATTGACCGATCGCCCGGTCCACCGCAGCCAGAAACTGTTGCAAGTTGTCGATCCCGATGGACGGTGGGTTGTCCATGCGGGCGTCCCTCAGCAACGGATCGATCATGTGCTGGGTGCGATCGATGCGAGCGAGGCGGATGTCGATGTCCAATTGATTTTTCGGTCGTTCCCCAACCAACCGATTGCGGGCGCTTTGCGCAACGTGGGCCTGGCCGCGGTGACGTCGGAATCGGAAGCCGCGGTGGGAATGGCGGAGATCCGGGTGGAAACTGCGGCGCTCCCGATTCGCGAACCGGGAGCCACCGCGACCGTGGCGATTCCCTGTGGCCGCAAGCCCTTGGTTTATGTCGCCTTTCAAGATTTGATCCGGACCGTGTCCGAAGCGATTGGTGTTTATCTGTAG
- a CDS encoding serine/threonine-protein kinase: MPDPTSSNQPEESDLPDPIDEAFVAYLKARDAGGSDSRADFIERFPELKSQLSELLDAADLIEQLAGSNGATEKADPAADTRAGVRIDSIGDDLEATLAITPVPGEGAGPQLPFEMGDYVLESVLGRGGMGVVYLGHQKNLDRPVAVKMIRSGVLAGRDEIKRFCSEAKAAAKLKHPNIVAVHHFGLEAGHYYFSMDYVEGFDLSKKVDDGPQDCREAARYVRDVAAAIHHAHQRGLLHRDLKPGNVLIDACDQVHVTDFGLAKHVDAESSLTNSGAAIGTPNYMAPEQASGDHEATCPQSDVYSLGAILFALITGRPPFVTDSVMQTLMQVIHRPAPALRSFCDAPADLETIVEKCLQKEPQQRYATAEALADDLDRFLNGQPIRARPRTPLQRGLDWLSEVPIFAALIGRRLMHTSDSHRRFQSMMLLLVLSLPMILAAVLFGARMLHDRLPSEPKIAGGPTGDVYAHVAGELANRLQQAVDRPVEALTTEGSVDNLKRLLAGDVDLAILQASAVRGEQVSVIAPLYYEALHLIARSNLEIKKLSQIVGERVAIGSQQSGSQLAAHMLFDSLGLDNGEVEFVYQPFQQSRLDETIPISIVCVARGSKIVAAALQSKQFRLLAVDDPLNISLDHPTLRPLQILPTDYPAADLPEDGIATVGTTAFLATRRNAPSVLVTATLEALYRNEISVPRMITRQQAAEWQGLALHPAARAFYESE, translated from the coding sequence ATGCCTGATCCAACAAGTTCCAATCAACCGGAGGAGTCCGATCTTCCCGATCCGATCGACGAGGCGTTTGTCGCGTATTTAAAAGCGCGCGATGCGGGTGGATCGGACAGCCGCGCCGACTTCATCGAACGATTCCCCGAACTGAAGTCGCAGCTCTCCGAACTTCTCGACGCCGCCGATCTGATCGAACAACTGGCGGGCTCCAACGGTGCGACTGAAAAGGCCGATCCCGCGGCTGATACGCGGGCGGGCGTGCGGATCGACAGCATCGGCGACGATCTCGAAGCCACGCTAGCGATCACGCCGGTCCCAGGAGAGGGCGCCGGTCCGCAGTTGCCCTTTGAAATGGGGGACTACGTTCTGGAGAGCGTTCTCGGACGCGGCGGCATGGGAGTCGTCTACCTTGGTCACCAGAAGAATCTCGATCGGCCGGTCGCCGTGAAGATGATTCGGTCGGGCGTGCTGGCCGGCCGCGATGAGATCAAGCGTTTCTGTTCCGAAGCCAAAGCGGCGGCGAAGTTGAAGCATCCCAATATTGTTGCGGTGCATCATTTTGGTCTCGAGGCGGGGCACTACTATTTTTCGATGGACTACGTCGAAGGCTTCGATCTTTCGAAGAAGGTCGACGACGGACCTCAGGACTGTCGCGAGGCAGCGCGGTATGTCCGCGATGTCGCCGCGGCGATTCACCATGCCCACCAACGGGGCTTGCTGCATCGCGATCTGAAGCCGGGCAACGTCTTGATCGATGCATGCGACCAAGTCCACGTGACCGATTTTGGATTGGCCAAACATGTCGATGCCGAGAGCAGTCTGACGAACAGCGGCGCCGCGATCGGAACGCCGAATTACATGGCTCCCGAACAGGCCAGCGGCGACCACGAAGCGACCTGCCCACAATCGGATGTCTACTCGCTGGGGGCGATCCTATTCGCCTTGATCACCGGTCGGCCGCCGTTTGTCACCGATTCGGTGATGCAGACATTGATGCAGGTGATCCATCGGCCAGCGCCGGCGCTCCGATCGTTCTGCGATGCGCCGGCAGATCTCGAAACGATCGTCGAGAAGTGTTTGCAGAAAGAGCCGCAGCAGCGTTACGCGACGGCCGAAGCGTTGGCGGATGATCTGGATCGTTTTTTGAATGGCCAGCCGATTAGGGCTCGCCCGCGCACGCCGCTGCAACGCGGGCTCGATTGGCTGTCGGAAGTGCCGATCTTCGCTGCGCTGATCGGACGCCGGTTAATGCATACGTCCGACAGCCATCGGCGCTTTCAATCGATGATGTTGTTGCTGGTCTTATCGCTGCCGATGATCCTGGCCGCCGTTTTGTTTGGCGCTCGAATGCTGCACGACCGCTTGCCATCGGAGCCGAAGATCGCGGGAGGCCCGACCGGGGATGTCTATGCCCATGTCGCCGGTGAGCTGGCCAACCGGTTGCAACAAGCGGTTGATCGTCCCGTCGAAGCGTTGACGACCGAGGGATCGGTTGACAATCTAAAACGTTTGCTGGCCGGCGACGTCGACCTGGCGATCTTGCAAGCCAGCGCCGTCCGTGGCGAACAGGTGAGCGTGATTGCACCACTGTATTATGAGGCCCTGCATCTGATCGCGCGCAGCAATCTGGAAATTAAGAAGCTTTCACAGATCGTTGGAGAACGCGTGGCGATCGGTAGCCAGCAGAGCGGTTCGCAATTGGCGGCTCACATGCTGTTCGATTCGCTAGGGCTGGACAATGGCGAGGTTGAATTTGTCTACCAACCGTTCCAGCAGTCACGGCTGGACGAAACGATTCCCATCTCGATCGTCTGCGTTGCCCGAGGTAGCAAGATCGTGGCTGCCGCGTTGCAGAGTAAGCAGTTCCGGCTGCTGGCGGTGGACGATCCACTCAATATCTCGTTGGACCATCCAACGCTGCGGCCGTTGCAGATCTTGCCGACCGATTATCCGGCGGCGGACCTGCCCGAGGACGGGATCGCGACCGTTGGCACCACCGCGTTTCTGGCGACCCGTCGCAACGCGCCGTCGGTGCTGGTAACCGCAACGCTCGAAGCACTCTATCGGAACGAAATCTCCGTGCCGCGAATGATCACACGTCAACAAGCCGCAGAATGGCAAGGCTTGGCCCTACATCCTGCGGCTCGCGCGTTTTACGAATCGGAGTGA
- a CDS encoding HlyD family secretion protein, with translation MSLSTRCWSRRVAIAAMRARLLIVVVATTIASHGFAQSSAAAIDVEDCAVRFAEEIRIPAVEAGRVVEVRVQVNDIVTATQMLARQDDSAALLRRRAAVWQQTAAREATSDEVDLDYAKALYAEAVAQRDADSSIYQKGGGSLRTLRQSELGVERARLEIARAEKALRLAQIQYELRSAELTAIDDQLNRLKIASPIAGVILSLDRRAGEWIKEGETIATVARMDQLRIDAFLSVQQLPPQQAAGLQVSVVWQNGDQRHQLRGVIDSVDPQILTGQRYRLHATIENKRSGNAWVLVPGMEVAMQVHPERKDREN, from the coding sequence ATGTCACTGTCGACACGATGTTGGAGCCGACGCGTCGCGATTGCGGCGATGCGCGCGAGGCTGCTGATCGTGGTCGTCGCGACGACGATTGCGTCGCACGGTTTCGCGCAGTCGTCGGCGGCGGCGATCGACGTCGAAGACTGCGCGGTTCGATTTGCCGAAGAAATTCGCATACCCGCCGTCGAAGCGGGACGGGTTGTCGAAGTCAGGGTACAGGTGAACGACATCGTAACGGCGACACAGATGCTCGCGCGCCAAGATGATTCGGCGGCACTGCTGCGACGTCGGGCCGCGGTTTGGCAACAGACGGCCGCTCGCGAAGCAACCAGCGATGAAGTCGATTTGGATTATGCCAAAGCGTTGTATGCCGAAGCGGTTGCACAGCGCGACGCCGACTCCTCCATTTATCAAAAAGGTGGCGGTTCGTTGCGCACACTCCGACAGAGCGAATTAGGTGTGGAGCGTGCTCGTTTAGAAATCGCGCGGGCGGAGAAAGCGTTACGGTTGGCCCAGATCCAATATGAACTGCGTTCTGCGGAACTGACCGCGATCGACGATCAATTGAATCGATTGAAGATCGCGTCACCAATCGCAGGGGTGATCCTTTCACTGGACCGTCGTGCAGGGGAATGGATCAAAGAGGGGGAGACGATAGCGACCGTGGCGCGAATGGATCAATTGCGGATCGACGCGTTCTTGTCGGTCCAGCAGTTGCCGCCTCAGCAGGCGGCCGGCTTGCAGGTCAGTGTCGTTTGGCAAAACGGCGACCAGAGGCATCAATTGCGTGGCGTGATCGATTCGGTCGATCCGCAGATCTTGACCGGTCAACGTTACCGACTGCACGCGACGATTGAAAACAAGCGGTCGGGGAATGCCTGGGTGTTGGTTCCTGGGATGGAAGTTGCGATGCAGGTCCATCCCGAACGGAAGGACCGCGAGAATTGA
- the hemP gene encoding hemin uptake protein HemP: protein MDSPKPPVDLAHLGGAAILPKVFEFSTLSGDRQEVWIELDGITYRLRKTRQGKLILTK, encoded by the coding sequence ATGGACTCGCCTAAGCCCCCCGTCGACCTCGCCCATCTCGGCGGCGCGGCGATCCTCCCCAAAGTATTCGAGTTTTCCACGCTATCGGGAGATCGGCAGGAGGTTTGGATCGAGCTGGACGGGATCACCTACCGGTTGCGGAAGACCCGCCAAGGCAAACTAATCCTTACGAAATGA